The Chloroflexota bacterium genome includes the window GCCGACGACTGCGGCGACCCAGTCCAGGAAGCACCGCCGGAACTCGTCCGGGTCCAGCCGCGCGAACACGCGGCCGAACGTGTCGTGCGACGGAATCCCGCCCGGCAGTGCCAGGAACGTCCGCAGCCACGCTTCCTTCGCCCGGCCGAACGTCGCCACATGCACCCCATCGTCCGCGCCGCAGATCACCGCGCACAACGTGATCGTCACGATGTCGAGCAGCCGGTGCTCCTTCAGATGCTCACGGCGCGGGTCCGTGAGCCCGCCGAAGTGCTCACTGATGCTCGTCCGGGGCAGGTCGGCCATCGGTACCCTCCCGCTCCCTTCCCTGCGGAGCAGGACCCAGTATCGACGCCACCGCCCATACTTGACAAAAGGTTATGCAATCCCCCTGCGTCCAGCCCGATGATGATGGCGCGCAGGAGGTCAGCACCGCTACAACCATTCGCCTCGGCCACGACCAGCGCGGCCGGGACGACCACGGCGGCGGCATGGGTGATGCTCGGTCCGTGGATGCTCTCGATGTCGAGCGCATAGGCGAGCGTGCCGTTCACCAGCGCTGCGAGGGCCGGCCCGGTCTTTCGGGGAGAGCCGAAGATCGAGGCGCGGGGATCGCCGCCTTCGATCGCGGCGTAGCGCAGGAGCGGCGCGGAGATCGTCAGCCAGGGCGCCCGCGCCCCGATGGTGGCGGCGAGGGTGTCCAACAGGATGTTCAGACCAGCCCGCGTGAGCTCTGGCGGCAGGGTGGCGGGCGTGTTGCCGATGGCGTACTCGACGAGCGACGCGGTGGCTGGATGGATCGAGGTCACGGCGGGCTCCCGGCCCACGACCGGACCCCGAGCGTCGCGACGGGCAACGTCAGCCAGGAGCAACACGCTCGCATCTGCATACCCTATCTCGCGCACGATTTTGCATGCAAAGTAGTATGCGGGCCATGGTAGCCCGGACGGTGACGGCCTGTAAAGTCGCCGTCATGGCCCGGGTGTGACTCACTTCTGTAAATCTGGTGGAAGGGGTACCGTGTCGGGAGCAGAGGAAAGGCCGCCGATGGTCGTAACATCGGCGGCCGAGAGGACGGCCCGAGGATGACGCGAGCGATCCCCGAGCAAATCGTAGCAGCCGTGACGACGTTGGCGGAGAGTCTGGCTGGGTGGTGTGAGGAAGGCCGCGATGGTCGGCTGGAGCAGCACGAAGCGGCGGTGCTGGAGCGTGTGCAGCAGGTGCTGCCGCAGGTGTTGGAAGCGGTGGTGGAGGTGGCGACGAGCGGGCTGGCGCCGCGCGTGCGAGAGGCCAGCGCCGCCTGTCCAAGCTGTGGGCGGCGGGTGAAGCCGCATCAGGAGCGCCCCCGACAGGTGCTGACCCAGTGTGGGGCGATCGTGATCGAGCGGCCGTGGTACACGTGTGAGCGCTGCCATCATGGGTGGAGCGTGGTGGAGACGACGCTGGGGGTCGCGAGTCGGCGCCGATCGAGCAACGGTCTGGTCGAGTGGCTGGTGCGGCTGGGGGCGACGACCGACTACCGGGAGTCGGCCGAGCTGCTGGCCGAGCTGACGGGGCTGGTGGTCGGTTCGGAGACGATCCGGCGGGAGTGCATCCGTGTCGGGACCGCGATCCGGACGGCCGAGGCGGCGGCGACCCGGCAGACCCAGCGGACGCGCGAGGCGGCCGGGCGACTCGATCCGGCGCCCGGCCTGCTGGTGCTGGAGGCCGATGGGGCCATGATCCAGTTCACGGATGGCTGGCATGAGGTCAAAGTCGGCATGGTCGCCGGCTGGGATGGTGACCGGCTGGTTGCGCCGAGCGACGTCGCGGCCCGCGAGACGGCTGCCGAGTTCGGCCCCCGTCTCGCGACGGAGGCCGCCCGACGTGGCGCGCTGGAGGTCGAGCGCTGGGAGGGCAGCGTCACTCGCCGCAGCCTCGCGGTCCTCCGCCCGGCCCTCATCCTGGCCGATGGTGCTGCCTGGATCTGGAACCTCGCCGACGAGTACGTCGATCAACGGATCGAGGTCTCCGATTTCTACCATGCGGCCGAGCATCTTGCCGCCGTGGCCACCGCCTGCTGCCCCGACCCGGCCGCCGCGACCGTCTGGCTCGACGCCAGGAAGGGCGAACTGCTGACCCAGGGACCGCTGCCCGTGCTCGACGCCTTCGACCGGCTCAAGCCCGCCACCCCCCAGGCGGCCGAGGTCCGTCGTGTCGAACGTGCCTCTTTCGCCAGCCGCGTCGACCGCATGGCCTACCCAGCACTCCGCCTTGACGGCCTCCCGATCGGCTCCGGAGCCATCGAGTCCGCCGCCAATCACGTCGTCCAGCGACGCATGAAGCGCTCAGGTATGCGCTGGTCCAAGGTCGGCGGCGACGCCATCCTCGCCCTTCGCGCTCGTCACCGCTCGCGCAGGCCCCTCGCCGCCTGACCTGGACTACAGAAGTGAGTCACACCCTCATGGCCCTACCGTATCCCTCGTTGACATGCGCTGCCGCTTCCGCAAAACTGACCGAACGGAGATCACTCCCTTCACCCGAAAAGTCACGCTGGCAAGGCAGTAGCAAGCGCCTCTGCGGTTCTGTGTGGCTGGAGGCAACGTCGGTACTCCGCGGTGTTTCATGCAGGAGGCTGGCGCTCAAGTGCGTATGCGACAGCCACTTCAACTGTCATCCTGCGCCCTTCGGACCAGTGCTCAGTATAGGCTTCGTCTCCAAACTCCGCTCGGGACGGCAGTATCGACAGATTCCCTCGGGACACGTTCCCAACATCATGCATCCGCACGTGATCGCAGAGGTCCTCGTGCAGATCATCGAAGGACCGCCTCCCGGTATCACCAGTTGCCGATGATGTGCAGATGTGCACATGGGGCGGAGCATGTCTGCTGGATTGGTGTCTGACGCTCCTCAGCGAGCGCTAGTATGACACCCCGACGGTCACCATCAACTACGCGGTTGGCCCCAGTAGCGGGCCGCCCTTCGTGCTGCTGCATGGCGGCTCCGGACGATGGCAGGGTCGTGACGCATCGCTCCAACTCCTGGCCAAACGGTGGCATGTGTACGCGCCCGACTTGCGCGGGCACGGCCGATCTGGGCGTATTCCTGACTGCTACACTCTGCACGACTTCTCTACTGACATTTGCACGTTCATCAGGGAGGTGGTTCGAGCGCCGGCGGTTATCTACGGACACTCGTTGGGCGGCGAAATCGCCGTCATGGCGGCTGCCACTGTGCCGGATCTTGTGCGAGCGCTCGTCGTAGGCGATGCACCACTCGCCGTGGAGGACCATCCCACCGAGGAGCCCGCCCACCACGAGATGAACCAGTTGTGGCGAACACTCGGGGGCCGATCTATGGAGGTGGTCCAGGCGGGGCGGCGCCAAGGATGCCCCGGGCCGGCCACAACGTGGGACGCGACAACGCGCGGCCGAGGAGGCGCACGCCGAGCACGCGCGTTGGTCGCCTTGGTGGCCGGCTGGGCCGACGGTCGAACCGTCTACGCCGTCGTCGATAGCGCCTATGCGGCCCGCCCCCTCCTGGAAGGCCGCCCCGCCAACGTCAACAGCCTGAGCCACCTGCGTCCAGACGCGGCGCTGTGGGCCCGACCGGGCCGCCGCCGACCGGGGCAGCGCGGCCGGCCACGGCGTAAGGGCCATCGCCTGCCCATGCCCACAGCGATGGCGGCGACCCGCCAACGCTGGGATCCGCTGCCCGTGTCATCCTCTACGGGCGGCCGGTCACCTCACTCGTCTTCGGCTGCACCGCCTCTGGTACGCCGCTCGCGTCCAGCAGGGGCGCTCCTCCGACTGGCCCGACCCGCCCCTGGTATCGTTCTAAGGCCACCCCATCCTTCCTCGACATGCTCATTGCCGTCCACCGGGACTCATGGCGTGCCCACTTTTCGGACCGGCCTTTGCCCACCCCGGTCTCTCAGAATTCGCCGCTACTTGGGGAGCGCGCTCCCCAAGTAGCGGCATAAGGGTGGAAGTCGAGGCTAGCGCCCGAGATTGATCTGGCGTGGATCCAGCGCGTCGCGAACGGCCTCGGAGAGGAAGTTCAAGCCGATCAGGAGTAGCGTCAACGCCACACCGGGAAACACACCGTACCACCAGGCCGTACGGAGGAACTGGCGACTGCTGCTCAGCATCGAGCCCCACGACGGATCGGGTGCCTGCGTCCCCAATCCCAGGAACGAGAGCGTGGACTCCAGCAGGATGCCGAACGCCATCGCTACCATGACCTGCACGAGCAATGGGGACATCACGTTCGGCAGGATGTGACTGAAGATGATGCGCGGTATGCTGGCACCCAGCGCGCGCTCGGCCAGCACGTAGTCGCGTTCCTTCTCTGTCAGCGCGCAGGCCCGAGCCAACCGCGCAAAGATCGGGATGTTGAACACCCCGACGGCGATCGAGGCGTTGACTGCACCCGGTCCGATGACCAGCACGATGGCGATGCCGAGCAAGATCGCGGGAAACGCCAGCAGGCAGTCCCACACCCGATTGATGACCCCATCTACCCAGCCGCCGAGATACCCACCGAGCAGTCCGGTCGTAGCCCCGACGGAGAGTCCGATCGCGACGCTGATAATTCCGACAGTCAGCGAGATCCGCGAGCCGTAGAGCAGCCGGCTGAGCACGTCACGCCCGAGGTCATCCGTGCCGAGCAGGTACGGGACGCCCGGCGGCTTCAACTGGGCACCGGGGAACTGCTCCACTGGGTCGAACGGCGCCACGTACGGTGCGACGAGAGCCACCAGGCAGAACGCCCCGAGCACCGAGATGCCAATCATGCCGCTCGGGTTGCGCAGGATGCGCCGGCCCGCTCGAATCATCGGCGACTGGACCGATTGCGCGACATCGTCGCGATTCGCCGTGAGGACGGCCCCTTGCGTGGACACTCCCATCATCCCCGTCCTCGGCTCAGCCGGATGCGCGGGTCGATCAACCCGTACATCAGGTCCATCACCAGGTTGATCAGCACGAACACCATGACCATGATCAGCAGCACCGCTTGCACCAGCGGATAGTCACGCTGGCCCACCGCGTCGATCATCAGGCGTCCCAGACCCGGCCAGGCGAAGATCGACTCGACCACCACCGTCCCGCCGAGGAGGCGCCCGAACTGGAGCCCCACCACCGTGACAACGGGGATCAGCGCGGCCCGAAGTGCGTGGCCGATGACCACGACCCTCTCCGCGAGCCCCTTCGCGCGGGCCGTCCTCACGTAGTCCTCGTGGAGCACGTCGAGCATCGCCGTCGCGATGAACCGCGAGAAGACGGCGGACATGTGGAAGCTCAGCGTCAGCGCCGGCAGGATCAGGGAGCGCATGCCCAGCATTGGGTTCTGGAACGGGTC containing:
- a CDS encoding MmgE/PrpD family protein; this translates as MTSIHPATASLVEYAIGNTPATLPPELTRAGLNILLDTLAATIGARAPWLTISAPLLRYAAIEGGDPRASIFGSPRKTGPALAALVNGTLAYALDIESIHGPSITHAAAVVVPAALVVAEANGCSGADLLRAIIIGLDAGGLHNLLSSMGGGVDTGSCSAGKGAGGYRWPTCPGRASVSTSAGSRTRAVSI
- a CDS encoding ISKra4 family transposase, whose translation is MTRAIPEQIVAAVTTLAESLAGWCEEGRDGRLEQHEAAVLERVQQVLPQVLEAVVEVATSGLAPRVREASAACPSCGRRVKPHQERPRQVLTQCGAIVIERPWYTCERCHHGWSVVETTLGVASRRRSSNGLVEWLVRLGATTDYRESAELLAELTGLVVGSETIRRECIRVGTAIRTAEAAATRQTQRTREAAGRLDPAPGLLVLEADGAMIQFTDGWHEVKVGMVAGWDGDRLVAPSDVAARETAAEFGPRLATEAARRGALEVERWEGSVTRRSLAVLRPALILADGAAWIWNLADEYVDQRIEVSDFYHAAEHLAAVATACCPDPAAATVWLDARKGELLTQGPLPVLDAFDRLKPATPQAAEVRRVERASFASRVDRMAYPALRLDGLPIGSGAIESAANHVVQRRMKRSGMRWSKVGGDAILALRARHRSRRPLAA
- a CDS encoding alpha/beta hydrolase, encoding MLLHGGSGRWQGRDASLQLLAKRWHVYAPDLRGHGRSGRIPDCYTLHDFSTDICTFIREVVRAPAVIYGHSLGGEIAVMAAATVPDLVRALVVGDAPLAVEDHPTEEPAHHEMNQLWRTLGGRSMEVVQAGRRQGCPGPATTWDATTRGRGGARRARALVALVAGWADGRTVYAVVDSAYAARPLLEGRPANVNSLSHLRPDAALWARPGRRRPGQRGRPRRKGHRLPMPTAMAATRQRWDPLPVSSSTGGRSPHSSSAAPPLVRRSRPAGALLRLARPAPGIVLRPPHPSSTCSLPSTGTHGVPTFRTGLCPPRSLRIRRYLGSALPK
- a CDS encoding ABC transporter permease, which produces MSTQGAVLTANRDDVAQSVQSPMIRAGRRILRNPSGMIGISVLGAFCLVALVAPYVAPFDPVEQFPGAQLKPPGVPYLLGTDDLGRDVLSRLLYGSRISLTVGIISVAIGLSVGATTGLLGGYLGGWVDGVINRVWDCLLAFPAILLGIAIVLVIGPGAVNASIAVGVFNIPIFARLARACALTEKERDYVLAERALGASIPRIIFSHILPNVMSPLLVQVMVAMAFGILLESTLSFLGLGTQAPDPSWGSMLSSSRQFLRTAWWYGVFPGVALTLLLIGLNFLSEAVRDALDPRQINLGR